In Quercus lobata isolate SW786 chromosome 12, ValleyOak3.0 Primary Assembly, whole genome shotgun sequence, a genomic segment contains:
- the LOC115972419 gene encoding uncharacterized protein LOC115972419 isoform X2: MFEFLTAKCADCFSEAEKGETTERGGVVQMEETTIATAMSESLQRKLNVSSPTSSIQQLQQQSLDTSIEPMAPKDSGLDKDKVAQDFRDIKRPTVSPQNDGCTVPIIRLIHYEDNSYALKWILFVNEEMNDPRTMLSEPGDVEVDEEEQHRNGCYDYVDDEDEDEECYEIDENYVEDADEDMEGDNPENFEEEDNYIDFSKKYDDYADEYKPDKSDFQYLG, from the exons ATGTTCGAATTCCTAACGGCTAAATGTGCCGATTGTTTTTCTGAGGCAGAAAAGGGGGAGACTACAGAAAGAGGCGGTGTCGTGCAAATGGAG GAAACAACAATTGCAACAGCTATGTCAGAATCATTGCAAAGGAAGCTAAATGTTTCATCTCCTACATCATCCAT ACAGCAACTGCAGCAACAATCACTAGATACATCTATAGAACCTATGGCTCCAAAAG ATAGTGGGCTTGACAAAGATAAGGTTGCTCAAGACTTTCGTGATATAAAACGACCAACTGTTAGTCCACAAAATGATGGTTGTACAGTTCCTATAATTCGGTTGATACATTATGAG GATAATAGCTACGCTTTAAAGTGGATTTTATTTGTCAACG AAGAGATGAATGACCCTCGTACAATGCTTTCTGAACCTGGAGATGTAGAAGTAGATGAGGAGGAGCAGCATAGAAATGGATGTTATGATTATgttgatgatgaggatgaggatgaagaATGTTATGAGATAGATGAAAATTATGTTGAAGATGCTGATGAAGATATGGAAGGAGACAACcctgaaaattttgaagaagaagacaatTATATAGATTTCTCCAAAAAGTATGATGATTATGCTGATGAATACAAGCCAGATAAAAGTGACTTTCAATACTTGGGTTGA
- the LOC115972419 gene encoding uncharacterized protein LOC115972419 isoform X1, with protein sequence MFEFLTAKCADCFSEAEKGETTERGGVVQMEETTIATAMSESLQRKLNVSSPTSSIQQLQQQSLDTSIEPMAPKEVARYYASSDLVSTYCAGLIRQIADSGLDKDKVAQDFRDIKRPTVSPQNDGCTVPIIRLIHYEDNSYALKWILFVNEEMNDPRTMLSEPGDVEVDEEEQHRNGCYDYVDDEDEDEECYEIDENYVEDADEDMEGDNPENFEEEDNYIDFSKKYDDYADEYKPDKSDFQYLG encoded by the exons ATGTTCGAATTCCTAACGGCTAAATGTGCCGATTGTTTTTCTGAGGCAGAAAAGGGGGAGACTACAGAAAGAGGCGGTGTCGTGCAAATGGAG GAAACAACAATTGCAACAGCTATGTCAGAATCATTGCAAAGGAAGCTAAATGTTTCATCTCCTACATCATCCAT ACAGCAACTGCAGCAACAATCACTAGATACATCTATAGAACCTATGGCTCCAAAAG AGGTTGCTAGGTATTATGCATCTTCTGATCTAGTGTCCACCTACTGTGCTGGGCTTATACGCCAAATTGCAGATAGTGGGCTTGACAAAGATAAGGTTGCTCAAGACTTTCGTGATATAAAACGACCAACTGTTAGTCCACAAAATGATGGTTGTACAGTTCCTATAATTCGGTTGATACATTATGAG GATAATAGCTACGCTTTAAAGTGGATTTTATTTGTCAACG AAGAGATGAATGACCCTCGTACAATGCTTTCTGAACCTGGAGATGTAGAAGTAGATGAGGAGGAGCAGCATAGAAATGGATGTTATGATTATgttgatgatgaggatgaggatgaagaATGTTATGAGATAGATGAAAATTATGTTGAAGATGCTGATGAAGATATGGAAGGAGACAACcctgaaaattttgaagaagaagacaatTATATAGATTTCTCCAAAAAGTATGATGATTATGCTGATGAATACAAGCCAGATAAAAGTGACTTTCAATACTTGGGTTGA
- the LOC115970421 gene encoding subtilisin-like protease SBT4.12, whose translation MVDNEKHFNAAKFSGRGPNPVTNQILKPDLVAAVVDICVLHFTNRGTYTLKAGTSYACPFVAAKAALIKLEFEKKSLKPSPAWMHSALITTASHFEEMVDDSFAIGAGIVNSVEALDPGLIYDLKEEDHAKFLYGQGYDKELTEIFKCMIDIKTKIEAWELNYPSLTIAVPRGNTIYFKEIYRCVTHVGSTSCSYEAKVISRITTKGIIITVELEILHFPVMNTVVLRVDPEHWIPEVVTARLEWRGKEGDKQRIEKSPIVIVMKD comes from the exons ATGGTTGACAATGAAAAACACTTCAACGCTGCTAAATTCTCTGGTAGAGGACCAAACCCAGTAACCAATCAAATTCTGAAG CCTGACTTAGTTGCTGCTGTAGTTGACATTTGTGTACTCCATTTTACAAATAGAggtacatatacacttaaagcAGGCACGTCTTATGCATGTCCATTTGTTGCTGCAAAAGCAGCCCTTATCAAACTTGAATTTGAGAAGAAATCATTGAAACCTTCACCAGCATGGATGCATTCTGCTCTCATTACCACCG CTTCTCATTTTGAAGAGATGGTAGATGATTCATTTGCCATAGGAGCAGGAATTGTGAATTCAGTTGAGGCTTTAGATCCTGGTTTAATCTACGACCTAAAAGAAGAAGACCATGCCAAGTTTTTGTATGGACAAGGGTATGATAAAGAACTTACAGAGATATTCAAGTGCATGATAGACATAAAAACCAAGATAGAAGCCTGGGAGTTGAATTACCCTTCGTTGACCATTGCAGTCCCAAGGGGTAATACCATATATTTCAAAGAGATTTATCGTTGTGTCACACATGTTGGCTCTACATCTTGCAGTTATGAAGCAAAAGTCATAAGCCGCATAACAACAAAAGGTATCATAATTACAGTAGAACTAGAAATCCTACACTTCCCAGTCATGAATACAGTGGTTTTGAGGGTTGATCCGGAACATTGGATTCCTGAAGTTGTTACTGCAAGGTTAGAATGGAGAGGTAAAGAAGGTGACAAGCAGCGCATTGAAAAGAGCCCAATCGTTATTGTTATGAAAGATTAA